GAATCGTAATTTCCGTGGGTATTTGAATTTTATGTCGAAATGCGATTTCGAACAACTCGTTCATGATTCCACCGAGACTTACTTCGTATAATGAAACGTCATAATATGCTTCAATAAGGTCGTCGAGATCTCGTTGAAAATCAGCCGTATTCGTATCTTCATTTAACAAGCCCATGTCCAAGAAAACTTTCATCATGCTTTTTGTATCGCCTTGCTGCAGATTGATGATAAGTGAAGCGAAGTGGAATTTCAATCGATCATTGATGCGCCCCATCATGCCAAAATCTAAAAAGCATACGCGATTTTCTGGAAGAATGTAAATATTCCCCGGATGAGGATCCCCGTGGAAAAAACCTTTCTCCAAGACTTGAAAAAACATTGCGTCTACAACACGTTCAGCAATCAGTTTCCGATCATATCCCGCTACGTCTAATTGGCTGATATCATTGACGCGAATGCCGTGTACCATTTCCATCGTCAATATTTTTGTTGTCGAAAAACTCCAATGAATTTTCGGTATTCGAATACTTGGTTGCTCTTTAAACTGTTTTGCAACTCGATCAGCGCTTCTTCCTTCTACTTTATAATCCAATTCATCTTGCAATGAGTCGGAAAACTCTCGTATGATTTCCTTAATATGATAAGTCTTTGCCCATACTGTATTTTCTTCTAGAAACCTTGCAATCTCGTGTAAAATTTCCAAGTCTGTTTCAACGGTCTGTTTAATGTTTGGACGTTGAACTTTAATCGCCACTTCTTCCCCAGTCAGCAATTGAGCGATATGTACTTGTCCGATTGATGCAGCCGCTAAAGGCTCTTCATTAAACGAATCAAAAAGATTTTCAAGGGTATCCCCTAATTCTGCCTCAACAATCATTCGTATTGTATTGAATGGGACGGCTTGTACATGTTCCTGCAGTTTTTCAAGTTCATGTATAATTTCAGCAGGCACTAAATCTCTCCGCGAACTGGCGATTTGGCCTAATTTAACGAATGTCGGTCCCAATTCTTGCAGTGTATACCGCAACCTTTTCCCAACATCTTGGTCTCTGGTACTCCAATTTGTATCTTCGTTTCCTTTTTTCACATCGCGCTCAGTAAGTCCCAAACGAAATAAGAAATGACTGAATCCATTTTTTAAAAACGCATTTATGATTTCTTGAAAACGACGCGTATGCCGAATTCTTTTTTTGAACACAACGTTGCCTCCCTTTAAGTTTATTTTATCTAGACTTCCCTTTTCTTTACCCGTTTGCTGTGAAAACATTCCAATAATGACGGTTTTATCCGCAATTAAAAAAGCCTTGACGAAGTTATATACTTCTTCATCAAGGTCATTGGATTACCATAAATTTAAAAATAGCTCTGTACGCTTACGTCCAATATCAAGCAAATCTCTTTTTGACTCTTCATCTAGGTCAAATTGAGTTGCACTATAGTTTTCTACCGGAATAAAAACAATGTTTTTCTCGTGCTTTCTTGAAATATATTTTTCATCATGGGCATTTTTCATTGTCGAAAATAATGCTTCAAATAAATTTATCGCATTTTTAATTTGCCGACCTTCCATTTCCTCCTTTCTTCGACTTAATTTCAAACCGAGTACTGGTCGGTCTCTTTTGCCTACATCATTGTCAAAAATCCACATTGGAAAATTACTTAATACGCCACCGTCGACAACAATCGTATCCCCTGAACCAACTTTTAATCTTACCGGTTCAAAGAAAAAAGGAATTCCGCAGCTCATGCGCACCGCACGTGCAACTGGGAAGGTCTCCTGCGCGATACCATAGCGTTCCAAATCATCTGGCAGAACAATCATCCTGCCGTTCGTTAAATCCGATGCAACAAGTTTTAATGACCCTTCCGGTAAATCAGAGAATGAATAGACACCTTTGTCGGCTAACTTTTCTAGAAACCATTTTTCAAGTTCCTTCCCTTGATAAAGCCCTAGTCGCCAATAAATATGAAGCCATTTTAATAATGGAAATGGAAGCATCGTTAATCGTGAGTCCAAAAGTGAAGTTAAGTCTAAATCGTCGAATAAACGTTCAATTTCTTTGGCTGTATACCCAGCTGCTATAAAGCTGGCTAAAATGGCTCCGGCACTTGTTCCGGCTACACGTTTAAATTGATAACCTTTTTCCTCCAACACTTCGTAGGCACCCACTAGCGCAAATCCTTTCAAACCTCCACCTGAAAACACCCCATCAATTAACAAAGACTACCTCTCCTTTTTGTGGTGGTAGTCTAATGTAAGTGTCATTCAATTATTGTAGAACCTCGGACTTGCTTCATAATAGTAATATAAATAACGGACCAACGACAGAACCGGCAACTGCACTTAACGTCATAGAAACTGATGCCATCGAAAGTGATAATTCACCGTACTCCGTCGACTTTGCCACGCCCAACGCATGGGATGCGCTGCCCAACGCTAACCCTTTACTAAGAGGGCTTTGTATACGCGTATATTTCATCACCAATGGTCCTAAGATGACACCGCTAAAACCGGCAATCATGACAAATGCCGCAGTCAAAGATGGGATGCCTCCAAGTGCTGAACTTAATTGAATAGCAACCGGGGTCGTTATCGATTTTGGAATGATCGACTGAATCATTTCATTTTCAAATTGAAAAAGTTTAGCGAATAACAGAATGCTTCCCATCGCAGTGAGTAAACCCGAAGCAACACCAAGTACAATGGCATTTCGGTACTTAATCACCACGGTTCGCTGATTATAAAGTGGATACGCAAGTGCCACAACAGATGGACCCAAAAACTTTTCAATCCATTTTCCCCCCACCATATAACTTTCATAGGAAACG
This genomic window from Sporosarcina sp. Marseille-Q4063 contains:
- a CDS encoding LrgB family protein, encoding MSNLLLLIIVVSGTVILYLTMRYTYARFPIAVLHPVLTSTAIIILLLLVFNVSYESYMVGGKWIEKFLGPSVVALAYPLYNQRTVVIKYRNAIVLGVASGLLTAMGSILLFAKLFQFENEMIQSIIPKSITTPVAIQLSSALGGIPSLTAAFVMIAGFSGVILGPLVMKYTRIQSPLSKGLALGSASHALGVAKSTEYGELSLSMASVSMTLSAVAGSVVGPLFILLL
- a CDS encoding AarF/ABC1/UbiB kinase family protein → MFKKRIRHTRRFQEIINAFLKNGFSHFLFRLGLTERDVKKGNEDTNWSTRDQDVGKRLRYTLQELGPTFVKLGQIASSRRDLVPAEIIHELEKLQEHVQAVPFNTIRMIVEAELGDTLENLFDSFNEEPLAAASIGQVHIAQLLTGEEVAIKVQRPNIKQTVETDLEILHEIARFLEENTVWAKTYHIKEIIREFSDSLQDELDYKVEGRSADRVAKQFKEQPSIRIPKIHWSFSTTKILTMEMVHGIRVNDISQLDVAGYDRKLIAERVVDAMFFQVLEKGFFHGDPHPGNIYILPENRVCFLDFGMMGRINDRLKFHFASLIINLQQGDTKSMMKVFLDMGLLNEDTNTADFQRDLDDLIEAYYDVSLYEVSLGGIMNELFEIAFRHKIQIPTEITILGKAILTLESTVSLLDPTFSVMKAVEPFGKRLILERYHPKNILQNSWRDVVENAEILLHLPKDIKKITSTVGKGKLRLDINVQQLQTILGRLDRISNRLSFSIILLAFSILMVGLIIGAAIAGQTNLLWSFPIIEAGSIIATLMFMFLIFSIFRSGRM
- a CDS encoding patatin-like phospholipase family protein, with protein sequence MLIDGVFSGGGLKGFALVGAYEVLEEKGYQFKRVAGTSAGAILASFIAAGYTAKEIERLFDDLDLTSLLDSRLTMLPFPLLKWLHIYWRLGLYQGKELEKWFLEKLADKGVYSFSDLPEGSLKLVASDLTNGRMIVLPDDLERYGIAQETFPVARAVRMSCGIPFFFEPVRLKVGSGDTIVVDGGVLSNFPMWIFDNDVGKRDRPVLGLKLSRRKEEMEGRQIKNAINLFEALFSTMKNAHDEKYISRKHEKNIVFIPVENYSATQFDLDEESKRDLLDIGRKRTELFLNLW